In Camarhynchus parvulus chromosome Z, STF_HiC, whole genome shotgun sequence, a genomic segment contains:
- the CFAP53 gene encoding cilia- and flagella-associated protein 53 — protein sequence MAARPLPRSQPPHRSHTQRRREFTGCGPLPGEVALLAKPTKRDLFEETILAERALEEEQREQERDLRVLRHYRNVSVWHKGGEDKWMQRTAERKVRATLQQYLQEIEVRRERLRDFLEAEESRHLAEVNALDEEKAQQKEANMKEQAKLLREKREQERLQVVAEKREQQFRNRCHEYREHCKKLSEKELGDCQLAQQVLKEMLKKEEKMQEQELEEICEKELLAKDQEAELRAQEAAARVREMVDVRDAQVAVHAARREEKKQEIREEAERLEKELHQLRKENEDLERKKRYQQKECREMWLKAVQDRQKHLDAEKQIQLAEEKAVLENDLEDTDKEYEKIRNKKQTLLKEQLSYLDHLAEQLRREKEQEREDEKIFKEERDKIWAERVEKLKQEREARFHMLRDVVNARQTQMEEKCKWLNTPWYTSGTLLGRGNSTP from the exons ATGGCGGCGCGGCCCCTGCCCCGTTCCCAGCCCCCTCACCGCTCTCACACACAGAGACGCCGGGAGTTCACCGGCTGCGGGCCGCTGCCGGGCGAAGTGGCGCTG CTAGCCAAGCCCACCAAGAGAGACCTGTTCGAAGAGACGATTTTGGCTGAGAGGGcgctggaggaggagcagcgTGAGCAAGAACGTGACCTGCGGGTGCTCCGCCACTACCGCAACGTCTCCGTCTGGCACAAGGGCGGCGAGGACAAATGGATGCAGCGCACTGCCGAGAGGAAGGTCCGGGCCACGCTGCAGCAGTACCTGCAGGAGATCGAAGTGAGGAGAGAGAG GCTCCGTGACTttctggaggcagaggagagcaggcaCCTTGCTGAGGTGAACGCACTTGATGAGGAAAAGGCACAGCAGAAAGAAGCAAACATGAAGGAGCAAGCAAAATTActgagggagaagagggagcAAGAAAGACTACAAGTGGTGGCTGAAAAACGAGAGCAACAGTTCAG AAACCGATGTCATGAGTATCGCGAGCACTGTAAAAAACTGAGTGAGAAGGAGCTGGGTGACTGCCAGCTGGCCCAGCAGGTTCTGAAGGAGATgctgaaaaaggaagagaagatgcaggagcaggagtTGGAAGAGATTTGTGAGAAGGAACTGCTGGCTAAGGACCAGGAAGCGGAGCTGAGGGCGCAGGAGGCGGCAGCACGGGTCCGGGAGATGGTGGATGTGCGTGATGCCCAGGTGGCCGTGCACGCCGCTCGCAGAGAGGAGAAGAAGCAGGAGATCAGAGAGGAGGCTGAAAGGCTG GAAAAAGAGCTGCACCagttaaggaaagaaaatgaagaccTTGAGAGGAAGAAGCGATATCAGCAGAAGGAATGCAGGGAGATGTGGCTCAAAGCAGTGCAGGACAGGCAGAAGCATCTtgatgcagaaaaacaaattcaacTTGCTGAAGAGAAGGCGGTCTTGGAAAATGATCTTGAGGACACCGACAAGGAATATGAGaagataagaaataaaaaa caaACGCTTTTGAAGGAGCAACTTTCTTACCTGGATCATCTGGCTGAACAgctgaggagggagaaggagcaaGAAAGAGAGGATGAGAAGATCTTCAAAGAAGAGAGGGATAAGATTTGGGCCGAGAGGGTTGAGAAACTGAAACAAGAGAGGGAAGCTCGATTTCACATGCTGAGAGATGTTGTGAACGCAAGGCAGACGCAGATGGAGGAGAAGTGTAAGTGGTTGAACACACCTTGGTACACCTCTGGTACACTTCTGGGCAGAGGCAATTCAACACCCTGA